In one window of Brenneria goodwinii DNA:
- a CDS encoding SDR family oxidoreductase — translation MSEEKNRRPVAVVTGGTSGIGLAVASDLARDHLVYVIGRRRSETSPLAGHANVIQVSLDLRDSEALAAWAATLARLDVLVHSAAVSQPFAVAAATPEIWRHQFDINLFAPAELTRLTLPALRASQGSIVFINSGSGTRPLAGHTVYSASKFALHALAEALRNEEREHGVRVATVYPGPTNTPMNRPREEDDPLARSSPHSIAKAVRLVIDADDDSQITEVVVRPRHDPAQR, via the coding sequence ATGTCGGAGGAAAAAAATCGCCGCCCCGTCGCCGTAGTTACCGGCGGCACCAGCGGCATAGGACTGGCGGTAGCAAGCGATCTGGCTCGCGATCACCTGGTTTATGTCATCGGCCGCCGCCGTAGCGAAACGTCACCGCTGGCCGGACACGCGAACGTGATTCAGGTCAGTCTGGATCTACGCGATAGCGAGGCGCTCGCCGCCTGGGCCGCCACTCTCGCCCGGCTGGATGTATTGGTGCATTCCGCCGCCGTCTCACAGCCGTTTGCCGTCGCGGCGGCCACACCGGAGATCTGGCGTCATCAGTTCGATATCAATCTGTTCGCTCCCGCGGAGCTGACGCGTCTGACCCTGCCCGCGTTACGCGCGAGCCAGGGGAGCATCGTGTTTATCAATTCCGGTTCCGGTACGCGCCCATTGGCGGGACACACCGTCTATTCCGCCAGTAAGTTCGCCCTGCATGCCCTGGCGGAAGCGCTGCGCAACGAGGAGCGAGAGCATGGAGTAAGGGTCGCGACCGTTTATCCCGGGCCGACCAACACGCCGATGAACCGCCCCAGAGAGGAGGACGATCCGCTGGCGCGCAGTTCGCCGCATTCGATAGCCAAAGCGGTGCGTCTGGTTATCGACGCCGATGATGATTCGCAAATCACCGAAGTCGTGGTACGCCCGCGCCACGACCCGGCACAGCGCTAA